Proteins encoded in a region of the Perca fluviatilis chromosome 8, GENO_Pfluv_1.0, whole genome shotgun sequence genome:
- the parietopsin gene encoding parietopsin isoform X2, translated as MIRSMTLCPPECPWIQCLPSQLFHQSWTSFRHHGQQQQLWLSSIHLRRGDGYYAHHLPSACVFQGFAVNYFGLVSLCTLTLLAYERYNLVCKPRAGLKLSMRRSIAGLLFVWLFCLFWAVAPLFGWSSYGPEGIQTSCSLAWEKRSWNNYSYLIFYTLLCFIFPTIVIIYCYSKVLTSMNKLNRSVELQGGRSSQKENDQAISMVLAMIISYFVCWLPYTALSVVVVVDPELYIPPLVATLPMYFAKTSPVYNPIIYFLTNKQFREAALEVLSCGRYIPHVLPTASINMRSVNSHSKVLPL; from the exons ATGATAAGATCGATGACGCTGTGTCCTCCTGAGTGTCCATGGATTCAGTGTCTGCCCTCACAGTTGTTTCACCAAAGCTGGACTTCATTTAGGCACCATGGACAGCAACAGCAGCTCTGGctctcatccatccatctacgcCGAGGTGATGGCTATTACGCCCACCATCTTCCCTCGG CCTGCGTGTTTCAAGGATTTGCAGTTAATTATTTTG GTTTGGTGTCTCTCTGCACTCTGACCCTGCTTGCCTATGAGCGGTACAACTTGGTGTGTAAGCCGAGAGCTGGTCTAAAGCTGAGCATGCGGAGAAGCATCGCCGGGCTGCTATTTGTCTGGCTCTTCTGCTTGTTTTGGGCGGTGGCTCCGTTATTTGGCTGGAGCTCCTACGGACCTGAAGGAATCCAGACCTCCTGCTCTCTGGCCTGGGAGAAGAGATCGTGGAACAACTACAGCTACCTCATCTTCTACACACTCCTATGCTTCATTTTTCCTACTATAGTCATCATTTACTGCTACTCCAAAGTGCTCACATCCATGAATAAG CTGAACAGGAGCGTGGAGCTCCAGGGTGGGCGTTCCAGCCAGAAGGAGAATGATCAAGCCATCAGTATGGTCCTGGCCATGATCATATCTTATTTTGTTTGCTGGCTGCCCTACACGGCGTTGTCAGTGGTGGTAGTCGTGGATCCAGAGCTCTACATCCCTCCACTGGTCGCCACTTTGCCCATGTACTTTGCCAAGACCAGCCCTGTCTATAACCCCATCATCTACTTCCTTACCAACAAGCAG TTCCGTGAAGCTGCTCTGGAGGTGCTGTCGTGCGGCCGCTACATTCCCCATGTGCTCCCCACTGCCAGCATCAACATGCGCTCCGTCAACTCGCACAGCAAGGTACTGCCTCTGTGA
- the parietopsin gene encoding parietopsin isoform X1, producing the protein MDSNSSSGSHPSIYAEVMAITPTIFPRVGYSIISFLMFINTLLTVFNNCLVITVMLRNPSLLQPMTVFLSLAVSDLMIGLCGSLVVTITNYHGFFFIGDTACVFQGFAVNYFGLVSLCTLTLLAYERYNLVCKPRAGLKLSMRRSIAGLLFVWLFCLFWAVAPLFGWSSYGPEGIQTSCSLAWEKRSWNNYSYLIFYTLLCFIFPTIVIIYCYSKVLTSMNKLNRSVELQGGRSSQKENDQAISMVLAMIISYFVCWLPYTALSVVVVVDPELYIPPLVATLPMYFAKTSPVYNPIIYFLTNKQFREAALEVLSCGRYIPHVLPTASINMRSVNSHSKVLPL; encoded by the exons ATGGACAGCAACAGCAGCTCTGGctctcatccatccatctacgcCGAGGTGATGGCTATTACGCCCACCATCTTCCCTCGGGTGGGCTACAGTATAATTTCTTTCCTCATGTTCATCAACACATTGTTAACAGTTTTTAACAATTGTCTCGTCATAACCGTGATGCTGAGGAACCCGTCTCTACTCCAGCCTATGACCGTTTTCCTCAGCCTTGCGGTGTCTGACCTCATGATAGGCCTGTGCGGATCCCTGGTCGTCACCATCACTAACTACCACGGCTTTTTCTTTATTGGCGACACAGCCTGCGTGTTTCAAGGATTTGCAGTTAATTATTTTG GTTTGGTGTCTCTCTGCACTCTGACCCTGCTTGCCTATGAGCGGTACAACTTGGTGTGTAAGCCGAGAGCTGGTCTAAAGCTGAGCATGCGGAGAAGCATCGCCGGGCTGCTATTTGTCTGGCTCTTCTGCTTGTTTTGGGCGGTGGCTCCGTTATTTGGCTGGAGCTCCTACGGACCTGAAGGAATCCAGACCTCCTGCTCTCTGGCCTGGGAGAAGAGATCGTGGAACAACTACAGCTACCTCATCTTCTACACACTCCTATGCTTCATTTTTCCTACTATAGTCATCATTTACTGCTACTCCAAAGTGCTCACATCCATGAATAAG CTGAACAGGAGCGTGGAGCTCCAGGGTGGGCGTTCCAGCCAGAAGGAGAATGATCAAGCCATCAGTATGGTCCTGGCCATGATCATATCTTATTTTGTTTGCTGGCTGCCCTACACGGCGTTGTCAGTGGTGGTAGTCGTGGATCCAGAGCTCTACATCCCTCCACTGGTCGCCACTTTGCCCATGTACTTTGCCAAGACCAGCCCTGTCTATAACCCCATCATCTACTTCCTTACCAACAAGCAG TTCCGTGAAGCTGCTCTGGAGGTGCTGTCGTGCGGCCGCTACATTCCCCATGTGCTCCCCACTGCCAGCATCAACATGCGCTCCGTCAACTCGCACAGCAAGGTACTGCCTCTGTGA
- the LOC120563797 gene encoding octopamine receptor 2-like, with protein sequence MRDKPTPAWDSGNHTIWEEYTDIAFVVANSLILLITSAVGIAANLFVLLAVHYQKSLQTMNNVLVVNLAVIDILRCVVDCPILLTIVTTVYQRGYVDELICDTQVAFFSFSCCIQLLTLACISAERYQAIAQPSKTNQRRRRIMVLIPLTWALAILVAILCVIFVKDSPVYEKCKGLSRVTSSSYDTFGLYMLFPLWAACFSVITGFYARIFILVRSHNRKIFDRGTFRLSKTDKTKDKQKKEETTAVENGHGKSEQNQTLSKSVAQVELVTQAEPNSSKKDSTAALLASTKTPQCAFISSENKKELKNTLAITDLKTEQHHPSAMPDAVQTEEKPFKTEQSNPCGTNVKANPSNGDAAASVQSSTTKPQKVSSNFDIEKQSKERVKIDKTPSEMKETSPHVPSSAQLENTESTPVLMIELNQAKSNNGGEKLTVDQVSSLPPVIGNVPETEATKQNMEVEGAVCMMPSKASKERAKKKKESKMAKRAGYIIITFVLFWLPLITTILMNAVHRTQVSICETRIHYTKSSLMFFFIFYDFFQITIIRDMQILSVSIACITSLSDPIIYAAVNPQFRTEFYRLKKRGYQE encoded by the exons ATGAGAGACAAGCCCACACCTGCATGGGACTCTGGGAACCACACCATTTGGGAGGAATACACTGACATCGCCTTTGTTGTGGCAAACAGCTTGATTCTATTGATCACTTCTGCTGTGGGGATTGCAGCAAATCTTTTTGTTTTACTGGCAGTTCATTACCAAAAATCACTGCAAACTATGAATAATGTGCTGGTGGTGAATCTTGCAGTCATAGACATCCTGAGATGTGTAGTTGACTGCCCCATTCTCTTAACCATCGTCACAACTGTGTATCAAAGAGGATATGTGGACGAGTTGATCTGTGATACACAAGTGgcctttttctctttcagctgCTGCATCCAACTGTTGACACTGGCCTGTATAAGTGCCGAAAGGTACCAGGCCATTGCCCAACCCTCCAAAACTAATCAAAGGCGAAGACGGATTATGGTACTGATTCCTCTCACATGGGCCTTGGCTATTCTGGTGGctattttgtgtgtgatatttGTGAAGGACTCACCCGTGTATGAAAAATGCAAAGGATTATCAAGAGTAACATCCTCTTCCTATGACACATTTGGACTTTACATGTTGTTCCCACTTTGGGCAGCTTGCTTTAGTGTTATCACTGGATTCTATGCTCGCATATTTATCCTTGTGAGATCACACAATCGCAAAATATTTGACAGAGGTACTTTTCGTCtttcaaaaacagacaaaacaaaagataagcagaagaaagaagaaaccaCAGCGGTGGAAAATGGACACGGAAAATCAGAGCAAAACCAGACCCTGAGCAAAAGTGTTGCTCAGGTGGAACTAGTGACACAAGCTGAACCAAATTCATCGAAGAAAGATTCTACGGCTGCTCTACTGGCCTCAACAAAAACTCCACAATGTGCCTTCATCAGTTCAGAGaataaaaaagaattaaaaaatacATTGGCGATAACTGACTTGAAAACAGAACAACATCACCCTTCTGCAATGCCGGATGCagtgcagactgaggaaaaaccttttaaaacagAGCAGTCCAATCCCTGTGGCACGAACGTTAAAGCAAACCCGTCAAATGGAGATGCTGCTGCTAGTGTTCAGAGCTCAACCACAAAGCCGCAGAAGGTGTCAAGCAATTTCGATATAGAAAAGCAGTCCAAAGAGAGAGTTAAAATTGACAAAACgccctctgaaatgaaagaaaccAGCCCCCATGTTCCCTCGTCTGCACAGTTAGAAAATACAGAATCCACTCCTGTTTTAATGATTGAATTAAATCAAGCTAAGAGCAACAACGGAGGAGAAAAATTGACTGTAGATCAAGTGTCTTCTTTACCTCCCGTCATTGGTAATGTCCCTGAAACAGAagctacaaaacaaaacatggagGTGGAAGGTGCTGTTTGCATGATGCCTTCCAAAGCAAGTAAAGAGAGAgcgaaaaaaaagaaggaaagtaAAATGGCGAAGCGTGCTGGCTATATTATTATAACCTTCGTCTTATTCTGGTTACCACTGATCACAACTATCCTGATGAATGCTGTTCACAGAACACAGGTAAGTATTTGTGAGACAAGGAT CCATTACACAAAGTCTTCTCTaatgttctttttcattttctatgatttttttcagatAACAATCATTCGGGACATGCAGATTCTGTCCGTCTCTATCGCCTGCATCACATCACTAAGTGACCCAATAATATATGCTGCAGTGAACCCTCAGTTTCGAACAGAGTTTTATAGgcttaaaaaaag AGGCTATCAAGAATGA